ATTCGGCTCTGCTCGGACAGCAGCACCGCATCGAAGGAGCCATTCTTGGCGTCCGCCATCAGCTTTTGAAAGTCTTTTCGTTTGCTCGATTCCACGCCGGTCAAGCCGTGGTCCTGGTACCAGCGGACGATGCGATATCCCAGGCGGTCCGCCAGATTTTCAATATCTTTTCGCTGGCGAGCAGGGCTATCCTGCTGCTGGTCCGTGCTCATCCGGACGTAACCGACCGCCGGTTTCGTCTTTTTCTGAATCATGCTGCTTTCTCCCAAGGGATAGTAATTAAGTCGGCTACAACTGCCGAAAGGCAGAGGATAGCTCGGCCCTACCCAGTGCATCCAGCGGTCTGAACAATATTCTCAACCCCTCCATTTCCCAAAAGAGGAATTGGGGCTTGATGCCCGTTTCCAGAGTTTTTATGCGGCAAATTGTCGAGGCTGTTCCAGATATGGAACAATGATTCGCTTCTTGTCGGATCGCTCTTGCGGCCTTGCCTGAAATCGGATCTTCTCGAATCGTCTAACCGAGGAAAGCTCTTCGCAACAAAGGATGGAAACGTGCGAACGATCTACAAGAATGGCAAGCAGCGATTGATTTAGGGAGATGCGTTGGAGGTCTTGCCCAAGCTCTGTCGGCGTGGCGAGAAGTTTCACGCGATCATTACCGATCCTCCTTACTCAAGTGGCGGTTTGCATATGGCGACTCGCTCGGCGTCGACCAGCAGCAAATACCAATCGAGCGATGCCAAGAAGAAGCACCCTGACTTTCTCGGAGACAATCGCGACCAGCGATCCTATCTGGCATGGTCGATGATGTGGCTATCGTATTGCCACGAACTGTTGGTCGACCGAGGGATTGTGTGCCTGTTCAGCGATTGGCGGCAATTGCCCACGGTAAGCGACGCTTTGCAGGGAGCCGGTTTTATCTGGCAAGGCGTGGCGAGTTGGGACAAGGTAAACGCCAGGCCAAAGCTTGGCGGATTCCGTCAACAGTGCGAATTCATCGTCTGGGGATCGAAAGGGAAAGCTCCCGGCATCGGCGTCAGCCTGCCAGGCTCTTTTCGCGTTTCGCTGGTAAGCGGTGCCAAACGAGTTCATGCCGCGCAGAAGCCTGTCGAACTGATCAGCGAGGTATGCCGCTGCACGATGCACCATGACGCCCCCAAGATTCTCGACCCATTCGCCGGAAGCGGGACGACACTGTTGGCGGCTCGTGGTCTTGGCATTCAGGCGGTCGGTGTGGAGCAGAGCTCTGAGATTGCTGCACTGGCCGTGAATCGCATAAAGACGGAGATTCCGTAACCTAGCAATGTCGCTGGTAAGTCTTTGTTTGCTCTTATTCTGTGGCTTCTCAGTCCAACCGTTTTAGATATGCCTGGAAAATTGCAATTTCGCGATTCTTCTGACTATTAGGCACTGTCCCGAAACTGATATTTTCTTGCCAAGGCACATCTGGCATCCTTCCCGAGTTACTGACCAAGGTTACTCGAGGACGAGAGGCAAATGTCGCATCCTGATCGCACGGATCACCATTGAAATGCAATCCGGGATTCCTTTTCGAGACAGACAGAAATGCCGTGGGCCGACCATCGACAGATCGTCGATGCTATTCTGTGGATTCTGCACACCGGCAGGCCAACGACTCGAATCTTAGGACCTCAAACGACTGTTGGCCAACAGCCTGTTCCCGCTCGACTGGATCAGTCGGCATCCGCAAGCCACTGACAAGGAAATTTGGTTCATTCATAATCCACGAACACATTGCACGAAAACGAACTCCAGGAAGCGATTTCGTGCAAAAATAACAAAGAAAGGTCCCTGTAACAACTATTCTCTTTCTTCTTCCGGCTCTCCCCGCCCCCACTCCTCACAAAACAAGTACGCCTTAAAATCGAAAGACACAAAGTCAATTAACTAACCTTTTGCTAAGTACCTGCTTCGTGGACGTTGTTTACTTTTTAAAGCACAGTCAATTTGAAGATGTCGAAATTCGCTATTCTCTTCGCAGCATTGCCCGGCATTGCCCCTGGGTGCGGAAAGTATGGGTTTTTGGTGATCGTCCCTTGTTTCTCTCAGAGGATACGACCATT
Above is a genomic segment from Bremerella sp. JC817 containing:
- a CDS encoding site-specific DNA-methyltransferase yields the protein MPKLCRRGEKFHAIITDPPYSSGGLHMATRSASTSSKYQSSDAKKKHPDFLGDNRDQRSYLAWSMMWLSYCHELLVDRGIVCLFSDWRQLPTVSDALQGAGFIWQGVASWDKVNARPKLGGFRQQCEFIVWGSKGKAPGIGVSLPGSFRVSLVSGAKRVHAAQKPVELISEVCRCTMHHDAPKILDPFAGSGTTLLAARGLGIQAVGVEQSSEIAALAVNRIKTEIP